From a single Arachis hypogaea cultivar Tifrunner chromosome 3, arahy.Tifrunner.gnm2.J5K5, whole genome shotgun sequence genomic region:
- the LOC112786211 gene encoding homeobox-leucine zipper protein REVOLUTA, with protein MAMAVAHHRESSSSGSIDKHLDSGKYVRYTAEQVEALERVYAECPKPSSLRRQQLIRECPILSNIEPKQIKVWFQNRRCREKQRKEASRLQTVNRKLTAMNKLLMEENDRLQKQVSQLVCENGYMRQQLQTTSAATTDASCDSVVTTPQHSMRDANNPAGLLSIAEETLTEFLSKATGTAVDWVQMPGMKPGPDSVGIFAISQSCSGVAARACGLVSLEPTKIAEILKDRPSWFRECRSLEVFTMFPAGNGGTIELVYTQTYAPTTLAPARDFWTLRYTTSLENGSLVVCERSLSGSGSGPNAAAAAQFVRAEMLPSGYLIRPCEGGGSIIHIVDHLNLEAWSVPEVLRPLYESSKVVAQKMTIAALRYIRQIAQETSGEVVYGLGRQPAVLRTFSQRLSRGFNDAVNGFNDDGWTVLNCDGAEDVIIAVNSTKNLSGTSNPASSLTFLGGILCAKASMLLQNVPPAVLVRFLREHRSEWADFNVDAYAAASLKAGSYAYPGMRPTRFTGSQIIMPLGHTIEHEEMLEVIRLEGHSLAQEDAFASRDIHLLQICSGIDENAVGACSELIFAPIDEMFPDDAPLVPSGFRIIPLDSKPGDKKDATTSNRTLDLTSGLEVGPATTQGAGDASSSQNTRSVLTIAFQFPFDSNLQDNVAVMARQYVRSVISSVQRVAMAISPGMNPNVGSKLSPGSPEALTLAHWICQSYSYYLGSDLLRSDSLVGDSMLKSLWHHQDAILCCSLKSLPVFIFANQAGLDMLETTLVALQDITLDKIFDESGRKALCADFAKLMQQGYAYLPAGICMSTMGRHVSYEQAIAWKVLAAEDNTVHCLAFSFINWSFV; from the exons ATGGCTATGGCTGTGGCTCATCACAGAGAGAGTAGCAGCAGTGGTAGCATTGATAAGCACCTTGATTCTGGGAAATATGTGAGGTACACTGCTGAACAGGTTGAAGCTCTTGAAAGGGTCTATGCTGAGTGCCCAAAACCAAGTTCCCTCAGGAGGCAACAACTGATCCGAGAGTGCCCCATTCTTTCTAACATTGAACCAAAGCAAATCAAGGTTTGGTTCCAGAATAGaag GTGTAGGGAGAAGCAGAGAAAAGAAGCTTCACGGCTTCAAACTGTGAACCGGAAGCTTACAGCAATGAACAAGTTGTTAATGGAAGAAAATGATCGGTTGCAGAAACAAGTGTCACAGCTTGTGTGTGAGAATGGTTACATGAGGCAGCAATTGCAAACT ACATCAGCTGCAACTACTGATGCTAGTTGTGATTCGGTGGTTACTACTCCTCAGCATTCCATGAGAGATGCTAACAACCCTGCTGG ACTCCTATCAATTGCAGAGGAGACTTTGACAGAGTTCCTATCCAAGGCTACGGGGACTGCTGTCGATTGGGTCCAGATGCCTGGGATGAAG CCTGGTCCGGATTCGGTTGGGATCTTTGCCATTTCACAAAGTTGCAGTGGAGTGGCAGCTCGAGCCTGCGGTCTTGTTAGTTTAGAACCTACAAAG ATTGCGGAGATCCTGAAAGATCGTCCATCTTGGTTTCGGGAGTGTCGGAGCCTAGAGGTTTTCACAATGTTCCCTGCGGGTAATGGAGGGACCATTGAACTTGTGTACACACAG ACATATGCTCCAACGACACTGGCTCCTGCCCGGGATTTCTGGACTCTCAGATACACTACAAGCCTGGAAAATGGCAGTCTTGTG GTTTGTGAGAGATCTCTATCTGGTTCTGGGAGTGGCCCTAATGCAGCTGCTGCTGCTCAGTTTGTAAGGGCTGAAATGCTTCCTAGCGGCTATTTGATTCGACCATGTGAAGGTGGAGGGTCAATTATTCACATCGTAGACCACCTAAATCTTGAG GCCTGGAGTGTGCCAGAAGTGTTGCGACCACTTTACGAATCATCAAAAGTGGTGGCCCAAAAAATGACAATTGCA GCACTTAGATATATAAGGCAAATAGCCCAGGAAACAAGTGGTGAAGTGGTATATGGATTGGGTCGGCAGCCTGCTGTTCTTCGAACATTCAGCCAAAGATTGAGCAG AGGCTTCAATGATGCTGTGAATGGATTCAATGATGACGGATGGACTGTACTAAACTGTGATGGTGCTGAGGATGTAATTATTGCAGTTAATTCAACCAAGAATTTGAGCGGCACTTCTAATCCTGCTAGTTCCCTTACATTTCTTGGAGGAATTCTCTGTGCAAAAGCTTCTATGTTGCTCCAA AACGTTCCTCCTGCTGTTTTGGTTCGCTTTCTCAGGGAGCACCGCTCAGAGTGGGCTGATTTCAATGTTGATGCTTATGCTGCTGCATCACTGAAAGCTGGCTCCTATGCTTATCCAGGAATGAGGCCTACAAGATTCACTGGCAGTCAAATAATCATGCCACTTGGCCATACAATTGAACATGAAGAG ATGCTGGAAGTTATTCGGCTTGAAGGCCACTCTCTTGCCCAAGAAGATGCTTTTGCTTCTAGGGACATTCATCTCTTACAG ATATGCAGCGGAATTGATGAGAATGCTGTGGGGGCTTGTTCTGAGCTTATATTTGCTCCAATCGATGAAATGTTCCCTGATGATGCTCCATTGGTACCATCTGGCTTCCGCATCATCCCATTGGATTCAAAACCA ggtgataaaaaggatgcAACAACTTCTAACAGGACCCTTGACTTGACATCTGGTCTTGAAGTTGGCCCGGCGACTACTCAGGGCGCAGGAGATGCATCATCAAGTCAAAACACCCGATCAGTGTTGACCATCGCGTTCCAGTTTCCTTTTGACAGCAATTTGCAAGATAATGTTGCTGTCATGGCACGACAATATGTCCGTAGTGTGATTTCTTCTGTCCAAAGGGTTGCTATGGCTATATCTCCTGGAATGAACCCTAACGTTGGGTCTAAACTATCTCCTGGTTCTCCAGAAGCCCTTACACTAGCTCACTGGATCTGCCAGAGTTATAG TTACTATTTAGGGTCTGACTTGCTGAGATCAGATTCTCTTGTTGGCGACTCGATGTTGAAGAGTTTGTGGCATCATCAGGATGCCATTTTGTGCTGCTCACTGAAG TCGCTGCCGGTGTTCATCTTTGCGAATCAAGCTGGCCTTGACATGTTGGAAACAACCCTAGTGGCTTTACAAGACATCACATTGGACAAAATTTTTGACGAATCCGGTCGCAAGGCATTGTGTGCAGACTTTGCTAAGTTAATGCAGCAG GGTTATGCTTATCTTCCAGCTGGAATATGCATGTCAACAATGGGGAGGCATGTTTCATATGAACAAGCCATAGCATGGAAAGTGCTTGCTGCAGAAGACAACACTGTTCATTGCTTAGCTTTCTCTTTCATAAATTGGTCATTTGTATGA
- the LOC112786217 gene encoding CASP-like protein 5A2, with translation MSVSHASVHPIDEVPTTEGGGGGGGGDQNNNNNNNNNNNNINPPPRVRMKDIQGMPGTSGGLCLRVSQFIFAAAALAIMASTSDFPSVTAFCYLVAAAGLQCLWSLSLAIINLYALLVRRSLQNNRVVSLFTIGDGVTSTLTFAAACASAGITVLIDNDLGSCGQNHCVQFETATGMAFISWFTTVPSFLLNFWSLASR, from the exons ATGAGTGTGAGCCATGCTTCGGTTCACCCAATTGATGAAGTTCCAACTACTGAAGgaggtggcggtggcggtggtggtgatcaaaacaacaacaacaacaataacaacaacaataacaacattaACCCTCCTCCAAGGGTGAGGATGAAGGATATTCAAGGCATGCCAGGCACATCCGGTGGCCTGTGTCTGCGTGTCTCTCAGTTTATTTTCGCTGCGGCTGCGCTTGCCATCATGGCGTCTACTAGTGATTTCCCTTCTGTAACTGCCTTCTG TTACCTTGTTGCGGCTGCGGGCTTGCAGTGCTTGTGGAGCCTTTCATTGGCTATTATCAACCTATACGCCCTTTTAGTAAGGAGGTCTTTGCAGAACAACCGAGTTGTCAGTTTATTTACCATTGGTGATGGG GTCACATCGACACTTACATTTGCTGCGGCTTGCGCATCAGCGGGAATAACCGTGCTCATAGATAATGACCTTGGAAGCTGTGGACAAAACCACTGTGTTCAGTTCGAAACTGCTACCGGCATGGCCTTCATTTCTTGGTTCACAACAGTTCCTTCTTTCCTGCTCAACTTCTGGTCCTTGGCATCCCGGTAA